Proteins encoded in a region of the Candidatus Scalindua japonica genome:
- a CDS encoding metal ABC transporter permease, with product MLLSNGKIGIRSWELMLYLTIGAAISIGIRTSGNLLITTFLIMPAVNGLLLANRMKNVFIIAITTSVISALAGFYISFYFDLPTSPCIVVTLFFILCLTLPIRFFRN from the coding sequence GTGTTATTAAGCAATGGGAAAATCGGGATTAGGTCCTGGGAACTTATGCTTTATCTCACAATTGGGGCTGCCATTTCTATAGGCATAAGGACTTCCGGCAATCTCCTTATCACGACATTCCTGATAATGCCGGCAGTAAACGGACTGCTCCTGGCAAACAGGATGAAAAATGTATTTATCATAGCAATAACGACCAGTGTAATATCTGCTTTAGCAGGATTCTATATCTCATTCTATTTTGATCTTCCGACATCACCCTGCATAGTTGTAACACTTTTTTTCATCTTGTGTTTAACGTTACCGATAAGGTTCTTTAGAAACTGA